One genomic region from Bernardetia sp. encodes:
- a CDS encoding KTSC domain-containing protein, translating to MLIAHNLAIRKQLLQSFTNTSHATMRQFPFSYNQIRSAVYNLAEKTLDIEFKDGSSKRLRDITPQIYAHLMNRSLSEQLLSKFRQNLATK from the coding sequence GTGTTAATAGCACACAACTTAGCCATCAGAAAACAACTACTTCAATCCTTTACCAACACATCACACGCAACCATGAGACAGTTTCCATTTTCCTACAACCAAATTCGTTCTGCTGTTTATAATTTAGCAGAAAAAACGCTTGATATTGAGTTTAAAGACGGCTCTTCGAAGCGTCTTCGTGACATTACACCACAAATTTATGCCCATCTGATGAATCGTTCACTTTCTGAGCAGTTGCTTTCGAAGTTTCGTCAAAATTTAGCTACCAAATAA
- a CDS encoding S9 family peptidase: MLKKNYFLSLCLGIFAFSAAYLSPTTETVAQDDAKVSVTDIYSNGELYSKTLQGVNWTNNGQFYTRMDGNAIVRYDIKTNKAVETIFDGDASDPKIRIADYSFSDKEDKILIQSNRQPIYRRSYIAEYHVVDTKDKSVKKLSEKGRSAYATFSPDGTMVAFFRDNNLFYVTLSDMKEVQITNDGLFNKIINGAGDWVYEEEFQLTKAFAWSPNSENIGFVQFDESKVLEYNMQYWADKSQLYPIDYKFKYPKAGADNSTVKVFVYNVEANKKKEISLGDEKDIYVPRLQWTNNPNYMAIRRMNRLQNKIDLIHANIENGETKVVYTDEDKDGYVDFEYTQDLIYLEDGKHFIVSSERTGYKHLYLYTMDGKQVRQITNGDWEVIELLGVQEEGLKVPMLYYISTQDSPLERHFYMVDLQGKKTRKLTDRHGKNSVDMSKDFAFYILTHESTEMPVNYRLYQTKGNLLLSKIQDNDGLIKTFEKYDLPQKEISSFKNRNGEELYYQIFKPVDFDENKKYPVLMHVYGGPSSQLVTDTWAGGSNDLWHGMLTQKGYIVVTVDNRGTQGRGEAFKKATYKNLGKLEVEDQIDGAKFVGSLPYVDKDRIGIWGWSYGGYMSSLLMMLGADYFKAGIAVAPVTSWRYYDTIYTERFLQRPQDNPSGYDDFSPITHVKKLKGDFLLVHGTGDDNVHIQNSIQLQNALVNANIPFDMFYYADKNHGIYGGMTRIHLYNMMTRFVEDNL; this comes from the coding sequence ATGTTAAAGAAAAACTACTTTCTCTCCCTTTGCTTAGGGATTTTTGCTTTTTCAGCAGCTTACTTATCTCCAACTACGGAAACAGTAGCACAAGACGATGCAAAAGTGAGCGTTACTGATATTTATTCCAACGGAGAGCTCTATTCCAAAACGTTGCAGGGTGTAAATTGGACAAACAACGGACAGTTTTATACTCGTATGGATGGAAACGCTATTGTCCGTTACGACATCAAAACTAATAAAGCCGTAGAGACAATTTTTGATGGCGATGCTTCTGACCCAAAAATTAGAATTGCTGATTATTCTTTTTCTGATAAAGAGGATAAAATCTTGATTCAGAGCAATCGTCAGCCAATTTATCGCCGTTCGTATATTGCAGAATATCACGTTGTGGACACAAAAGACAAGTCTGTAAAAAAACTTTCTGAAAAAGGGCGTTCTGCGTATGCTACATTCTCTCCAGATGGTACGATGGTGGCATTTTTCAGAGACAACAATTTGTTTTATGTTACTTTGTCTGATATGAAAGAAGTCCAAATTACCAATGATGGACTTTTCAATAAAATCATAAATGGTGCTGGCGATTGGGTTTATGAAGAAGAGTTTCAACTGACAAAAGCCTTTGCGTGGTCGCCAAATAGTGAGAACATTGGTTTTGTTCAGTTTGATGAGAGTAAGGTTTTGGAGTACAACATGCAATATTGGGCAGACAAATCTCAGCTTTATCCGATTGATTATAAATTCAAATATCCAAAAGCAGGTGCAGATAATTCTACTGTAAAAGTTTTTGTTTATAACGTAGAAGCAAATAAGAAAAAGGAAATTTCTTTAGGCGATGAAAAGGATATTTATGTACCTCGTTTGCAATGGACAAATAATCCAAATTATATGGCAATTCGTAGAATGAACCGTTTACAAAATAAAATTGACCTCATTCATGCCAATATTGAGAACGGAGAAACAAAAGTTGTTTATACAGATGAAGACAAAGATGGTTATGTAGATTTTGAATATACACAAGACCTTATTTATTTGGAAGATGGTAAGCATTTTATTGTTTCTAGCGAGCGTACAGGTTACAAACATCTCTACCTTTATACAATGGATGGAAAGCAAGTGCGCCAAATCACGAATGGAGATTGGGAAGTAATTGAACTTTTGGGAGTGCAAGAAGAAGGTTTGAAAGTGCCGATGCTCTATTATATTTCTACACAAGATTCTCCTTTGGAGCGTCATTTCTATATGGTGGACTTACAAGGCAAAAAAACTCGCAAGCTCACAGACCGACATGGTAAAAACTCTGTTGATATGAGTAAAGATTTTGCTTTTTATATCCTCACACATGAAAGCACAGAAATGCCAGTCAATTATCGTTTGTATCAGACAAAAGGTAACTTGCTTTTAAGCAAGATTCAAGATAACGATGGACTTATAAAAACATTTGAAAAATACGATTTGCCTCAAAAAGAAATTTCATCATTTAAAAATAGAAATGGAGAAGAATTGTATTATCAAATCTTCAAACCAGTAGATTTTGATGAGAACAAAAAATACCCTGTCTTGATGCACGTTTACGGAGGACCTTCTTCACAGCTTGTTACTGATACGTGGGCTGGAGGAAGCAACGACCTGTGGCACGGAATGCTTACTCAGAAAGGCTACATTGTCGTTACGGTAGATAACCGAGGAACACAAGGACGTGGCGAAGCATTTAAAAAAGCTACTTATAAAAACTTAGGAAAATTGGAAGTAGAAGACCAAATCGACGGAGCAAAATTTGTTGGAAGTCTGCCTTACGTGGACAAAGACCGTATCGGAATTTGGGGCTGGAGCTACGGAGGTTATATGTCTTCACTCTTGATGATGTTGGGTGCAGATTATTTCAAAGCGGGTATTGCTGTTGCGCCAGTTACGTCGTGGAGATATTACGATACAATTTATACAGAGCGTTTCTTGCAACGTCCACAAGACAACCCAAGTGGATATGATGATTTCTCGCCTATTACTCACGTAAAGAAACTCAAAGGCGATTTTCTTTTAGTTCATGGAACAGGTGATGATAACGTTCACATTCAAAATTCTATTCAGCTTCAAAATGCACTTGTCAATGCTAATATTCCATTTGATATGTTTTATTATGCAGACAAAAATCATGGTATTTATGGAGGAATGACTAGAATCCACTTGTACAATATGATGACAAGATTTGTAGAAGATAATTTATAA